The window CTCCATCGCCCGGTGCGGCGGCACCCGCTCGCCGCCGGTGAAGAGGACCCGCAGCGAGGAGAGATCCCGCCGGGCGAACGACTCGTGGTTCAACAACATGATGAACTGGCTGGTCACCGCCGCCAGGACGGTCACCCGGTGGCGCTCGATCAGGTCCAGCGTCCCGGCCGGGTCGAACTCGGCGGCCAGGACGGTGGGGAACCGGTACCGGGCCGGCACGACGTGCGCGCTCCAGAGACCGAAGCCGTACGGGGCGGGCAGCGCGCTGAGCACCACCTCGTCCGGACCGAACGCGCCGGCGTCGGCGGCCAGCGCGGCGAAGTACTTGCGCACGTTCATGGTCTGCCGCACGCACTTGGGTCGCCCGGTGGTGCCCGAGGTGGAGTTGAGGAAGAACAGGTCGTCCGGGCCGAGGCCACGACCCTCCAGCAGGTCGACGGCGGCGGACACCGACGGCATCGGCAGGTCGACGCCGTCGCGGCGCAGCACCGGCTGCCCGCCGACCAGATCCAGTTCCAGGTGTGCGGGCGCGCCGGTGGCGTGGGCGATCTCCGGACCGGGCCGGCCCCGGTGCACGGCCCGGCTGACCAGCGCGACGGCCTCGGTGTGCCGCAGCAGGTGGCTGATCTCGGCGTCACCCGCCCGGGGCCCGAGCCCCAGCGTGACCAGCCCCGCCCGCTGCGCGGCCAGGTACGCGACGTGCGTGAGCGCGCCCCCGGTGAGCAGGACGGCCAGCGGTCGCTCCGGCGGCAGGCCGGCGAGCACGTACGCGCCGGCCAGCCGGGTCGCCGCCGCGTCGTACTCCCGCCAGGTCAGCGTCCCCTCCGGGGCGTGGAAGGCCACGGCCTCCGGTGTGGCTACGGCGTTGCGGGCCACCAGGTCGGCGATCGTGTCGGCGTCCCAGGAACCGTCGGCGTGGTACCGCTCGATCGTCGCCGCGGAGAACTCAGACACCTGCCCCACCGTCCATTCGTAGCACCGCACCGGTGGCGAACCGCGCCTCCGGTGAACCGAGATAGGCGATCGCGCCCGCGATCTCCTCGGGTTGGGACACCGGCGGGTCGACCAGTGCCCGGCCGTGCGCCAGCAGCCTCGGGTCGGCCGCCGGCACCGGCGGCAGGTTCCGGGTCAGCCCGGTGTCGATCGAGCCGGGGCAGACGCAGGTGACCCTGACCCCCGCCGGGGCGTACTCGACGGCGAGCGCCCGGGTCAACGCGACCACCCCGCCCTTGGCCGCCGAGTACGCGGCGCTGTAGCGGTATCCCCGCACCCCCGCCAGCGACGAGACCGTGACCAGCGCGCCACGGGCCGCGCCCAGGTGCGGCAAGGCCGCCCGCGCGGTCAGGAAGGTGCCGGTCAGGTTGACCGCCAGCATCCGCTCCCACTCGGCGAGCGGGACGTCGGTGGTGTGGCCGAAGGAGGCCACCCCCGCCGCGGTCACCACCAGGTCCAGGCCGCCGCCCCACGCGAGGGTCCGGTCCACCGCCTCGCCGACCGCCGCCTCGTCCCGGACGTCCCCGGCGAGTGCCAGGCCGGCCGGGCCGAGGCCCGCGTCGTCGGCGTGCAGATCCAGGCAGGCCACCCGGGCGCCCTCGGCCGCCAACCGGCGCGCGGTGGCCCGGCCCAGCCCGGCGGCGGCGCCGGTGACCAGCGCGATCCTGCCCTCGTACCGGCCCCTCATCGGTCCGCCGCACCACCGTCGGCCGGCGCCGCGGCCCGCCTCCTCGTCCGCCGGGGCCGGTGGGGTCGCGTCCACGGTCATGCGGTTCACCGCCTGGAGGTCGAGCGCGTCGTCCTCGGTCATCCGCTCGTCAGCCATCGCCGCCTTCTCGCCGCCGGTCGCCCTGCCGTCCGCGGTCGGCCCACCCGCATCGGCTGGATCAGCACGACTCGATGTTCAGGGCCGCGCGCGCTAAACTTACCAAGCGCTTGGTTGGTTACGCTACCCTGGATCCGGAGCGACCCGACCCGTCGATGCCGCCGGTACACTCTCGGGGGCCGTCCGGCGGGAAGCCCTTCCGACGTCCAACGACCAAGACCCTGTTCCGTCGAGTCTGTCTGCGAGAAAACATGGCGCGAGAGCCTGGAGTCCGGCGCGAGGCGATCCTCGGCAGCGCCGCCGCCCTGTTCGCCAGCAAGGGGGTGGCGGCGACCACGGTCCGGCAGATCGCCGACGACGTCGGCATCCTCTCCGGCAGCCTCTACCACCACTTCGACTCCAAGGAGTCGATGGTCGACGAGATCGTCTCGTCCTTCCTCCGGGACCTCCAGCAGCGCTACGCGCAGGTCCTGGCACAGGAGACAGACGCCCGCCAGCGCCTGCACGACCTGATCGTGGCCTCGCTGGAGGTCGTCGAGGCACACCCGCACGCCACGGAGATCTACCAGAACGACGTCAACTACCTGTTGCAGTTCGACCGGTTCGACTATCTCCGCAACGCCGGCCGGGAGGTGCAGACCGCCTGGCTGACCGTCATCGAGGCCGGCCTCGCCGAGGGCACCTTCCGCGCCGACGTCGACCCGAAGATCCTCTATCGACTGATGCGGGACGCCGTGTGGTTGTCCGTACGCTGGTTCAAGCCCAGCGCCGACCACCCCACCTCCCGCCTCGCCGAGGACTGCACCTCGCTCTTCCTGGACGGCCTGACCAACCGCGCCAGGAACTGACCGACCGGGCACGGCGCCTAACGGTGCCGGCCGAGGTCGCCGGCGAACGCGTCGGCCACCGCGGCGACCGTCCACCGCGACATCCGCACGCTGGCGGCCTGCCGGGGTGGCGTCACCAGCGACAACTCGTCGCCGTCGATCCGCACGACCTGACCGGAGACGCCGGCCGCCGCGTCGGAGAGCAGATGGATGACGGCCGGGGCGTTGCTGGCCGCGGACTTGCCCACGTTCTGCCCCCGCGCCCGGTCGCCCAGGTGGCGCTCGAACGCCTCCGCCATCCGGGTGTGCGCGTTGGGCGAGACCGCATTGACCCGTACCCCGGTGCCGGCCAGGTCCGCCGCCCAGCACCAGGTCAGTGAGGCGACTCCGCCCTTGCTCGCACCGTACGCGGCGAGCGCCGCCGTGCCGGCCTGCGCGCCGGAGGTCACGTTCACCACCGAACCGGAGCCCTGCGCCAGCATCGCCCGGATCGCGTGCAGTCCGCAGTGGGCGGTGCCGAGCAGGTTCACCTCCACCACCCGGCGGAACTCGTCGGGGTCCTGCTCGCGAGGGTCCGCCAGCCGGAACAGCCCGGCGTTGTTGACCAGCCCGTCGATCCGTCCGTACGCCTGGCGGCAGGTGTCGATCAACCGGCCGGCACCGGCCCAGGTGGCGATGTCCGAGTCGTCGGCCAGCGCCCCGATCGAGGCGGCCACCGACGCGGCGACCGTCGTGTCGACGTCGTTGACCACGACCGAGGCGCCCTCGGCGGCGGCGAGCCTGGCGTACGCCTCGCCCAGCCCCCGACCGGCGCCGGTGACGACGACCGCCTTGCCGGCCAGTACGCCGGGCATCAGGAGAGCCGCTCGATGATCAGCGCCATGCCCTGGCCGCCCGCCGTGCACATGGTCACCAGGCCGAACTGCCGGTCCCGGAACCGCAGCGCGTTGACCAGGGTGGTGGTCATCCGGGCCCCGGTCATGCCGAACGGGTGGCCGAGCGCGATCGCTCCGCCGTGGACGTTGAGCCGGTCGGGGTCGACCCCCAGCATCCGGTAGCTCGGGATCACCTGGGCCGCGAACGCCTCGTTCATCTCCACCAGGTCGATGTCGCCGATGGCGAGCCCGGCGTGGGCCAGCGCGCGTCGGCTGGCCTGCACGGGACCGAGGCCCATGATCTCCGGGCTGAGCGCGGAGACCCCGGTGGAGACCACCCGCGCCAACGGGGTCAGGCCGAGTTCGCGGGCGCGTACGTCGCTGAGCACCACCAGGGCGGCGGCGCCGTCGTTGAGCGGGCAGCAGTTGGCGGCGGTGACGGTGCCGTCGGGACGGAAGACCGGCTTCAGGGCGGCGACCTTCTCCAGGGTGACCCCGGCGCGCGGGCCGTCGTCGCGGTCGACCACGGTGCCGTCGGGCAGGGTGACCGGCGTGATGTCGGCGGCGAAGAAGCCGTCGGCGATCGCCCGCTCGGCCAGGTTCTGGCTGCGTACGGCGAACTCGTCCTGCTCCTGGCGGCTGACCCCGCAGTGCTGGGCCACGTTCTCGGCGGTGTGCCCCATGGCGATGTAGACGTCGGGCTCCAGCCCGGCGGAACGCGGGTCGGACCATTGCCCGCCGTCCTGGGTCAGGGCGGCGGTGCGCTGCTCGGCGGCGGCGTAGCGGGGGTGGTGGGTGCCGGGCATGCCGTCGGCCTTCCCCCGGTCGTAGCGGGAGACCATCTCCACGCCGGCGGAGACGAAGGCGTGCCCCTCCCCCGCCCTGATCGCGTGCAGGGCCATCCTGGTGGTCTGCACCGACGACGCGCAGTAGCGCTGCACGACGGTGCCGGGCACCTCGTCCAGACCTAGCCGCAGGGCGAGTATCCGGGCCAGGTTGTAGCCCTGCTCGCCGGCCGGCTGGGCGCAGCCCAGCAGGACGTCGTCCAGGGTCCGCGGATCCAGCGCGGGGACCTGCGCCAGGGCCGCCCCGGTGATCTCGGTGACGAGGTCGTCGGCGCGCATCCCGACCAGTGAGCCCTTGCCGGCGCGACCGATCGGTGAACGGGCCGCGGCGACGATGACAGCTTCCGGCATTGGTTCTTCCTCACTGAGTGACCGTCCAGCCGCCGTCGACCGGCAGCAGGACGCCGTTGAGATAGCCGGCGAGCGGCGCGAGCAGGAAGAGCACCGCGTGGGCGACCTCCTCCGGCCGGCCGGGGCGCCCCATCGGGTTGCGGGCGACGAGGTCGCGGCCGAGGTCGGTGGCGGCGAAGCCGGCGGTACGGGGGGTGTCGATCAGTCCCGGCGCGACCGCGTTGGCCCGTACCGCCGGGGCGAGCCGGGTGGCCAGGTGTCGGGTGTAACCGGCGATCGCCGCCTTTCCCGCGCAGTACCAGGCGGAATCGGTGCCGACCAGGTTCCCGGCGACCGAGGCGACGTTGACGACCGCCGCTCCGGCGCCGGGGCGGCCGGCGAGCCACGCGTCGGTGACCGTCCGCACGCTGCCCACGGTGAGCGCGAGCGCCCGGTCGAAGTCGAGGTCGGTGCTGCTCGCCGGGCCGGCGTTGTTGACCAGGTAACGGGCGGGGCCGCTGGCGGCGAGCGCCGCCCGTACCGCCGCGGGATCGGCCACGTCGACGGTCAGCGCGAGGGCGGCGCCACCACCGGCGACGATCTCGTCCGCCGTTCCGGCGACCGCCCGGTCCTGGACGTCCCACGCGGCCACCCGCAGACCGGCGGCGGCGGCCAGCAACGCGGTCGCCCGGCCGATCCCGCTGCCGGCGCCGGTGACGACAACCGTCTCACCGGCCGGAAAGGCGAAGTCCATGAAACGAACCTAGCAAGCGCTTGGTTGAATAGCAACGGTCCGGCCGACCGGCCGCGTTCGCCGCGCCCCGCGCCGCCGTCACTCTCCCAGGGTCTCGCGCCGGTACCTGTCGATCGTCGTGGCGAGCAGTTCCGGGTCCCGTGGGTCGGCCCGGATGACCACCCGCGTCACGCCCAGCTCACGCAGGGCGTCCGCCTCCGCCCGGGTCCCCGGGCCCCGTACGGTCACCGCGACCTCGACCGGATCCCGGCCGAGCGCCGCGCACTCGGCGCGGAGCCGGTCCAGCAGCCGGGCCAGGGCCGGCACGTCCACGCCGAGGGGTTGCAACTGCTGCCGTGTCGAGAATCTTTAGCGCTCTATGAGCTGCCATAGTGGTCGGGTGAACTTGAAGGAATGGGCTGCGTCCACCGGCGTCGCGTACATCACCGCTCGGCGGCAGTACGCGGCCGGGACGCTGCCTGTCCCCACGTACCGGCTAGGCCGCCTGATCATGGTCGGAGAGCCGGTGACAGGCGCGACGACAGATTCCGGGCAGGTCGTGGTGTACGCCCGGGTGTCCTCGGCCGACCAGAAGTCGGACCTGGACCGGCAAGTCGCCCGCGTCACCGTGTGGGCCACTGGCCAGAAGCTCGGCGTGGACCGCGTGGTAATCGAGGTTGGCTCCGCGCTCAACGGGCACCGTAAGAAGTTCCTCGCCTTACTGCGTGACCCGCAGGTGTCGACGATCGTGGTCGAGCACCGGGACCGGTTCGCCCGGTTCGGGGCCGAGTACGTGGAGGCCGCTTTGGCCGCGCAGGGCCGCCGCCTGCTGGTGGTCGACCCGAACGAGGTCGACGACGACCTCGTTCGGGACGTGACCGAGATCCTGACGTCGCTGTGCGCCCGCCTGTACGGGCGACACGCCGCCGCGAACCGCGTCCGCCGGGCCGTCAAAGCGGCCACCGAGGACGACCCGGCGTGAAGGCCATCCAGGCGTACCGGTTCGCGCTTGACCTCACGCCCAGCCAAGAGCGCGATGCGCTCGCGCATGCCGGGGCCGCCCGGGTCGCGCACAACTGGGCACTGTCCCGAGTCAAGGCGGTCATGGACCAGCGGACAGCCGAACGTTCCTACGGGGTGCCGGACGAGCAGTTGACCCCATCGCTGTCATGGTCCCTCGCCGGGCTGCGCAAGGCATGGAACGCAGCCAAGCCCGACGTCGCGCCGTGGTGGGGCGAGGTGTCCAAGGAGGCGTTCAACACCGGTCTGGACGCCCTGGCCCGCGGCTTGAAGAACTGGTCCGACTCCCGCAAGGGCGCGCGGGCCGGACGCCCGGTCGGGTTTCCCCGGTTCAAGTCCCGCCGCCACACCACCCCGTCGGTGCGGTTCACCACCGGCGCGATCCGTGTCGAGCCCGACCGGATGCACGTGGTGCTGCCCCGGCTGGGTCGGTTGAAGCTTCACGAGTCCGCGCGGAAGCTGGCACGC is drawn from Micromonospora sp. NBC_01740 and contains these coding sequences:
- a CDS encoding class I adenylate-forming enzyme family protein yields the protein MSEFSAATIERYHADGSWDADTIADLVARNAVATPEAVAFHAPEGTLTWREYDAAATRLAGAYVLAGLPPERPLAVLLTGGALTHVAYLAAQRAGLVTLGLGPRAGDAEISHLLRHTEAVALVSRAVHRGRPGPEIAHATGAPAHLELDLVGGQPVLRRDGVDLPMPSVSAAVDLLEGRGLGPDDLFFLNSTSGTTGRPKCVRQTMNVRKYFAALAADAGAFGPDEVVLSALPAPYGFGLWSAHVVPARYRFPTVLAAEFDPAGTLDLIERHRVTVLAAVTSQFIMLLNHESFARRDLSSLRVLFTGGERVPPHRAMEFEERTGCAVLQFYGSNEAGPISVTRVADPRPARLGTAGRPVPAMRVRLLGPDGEDVPDGPGQVAVNGPGCAPGYFRDEPANRLLFRPDGWLRTGDLGRLDEDGYLSITGRTADFIIRGGHNVSAPVVEEAVGGHPRVAQVAALGMPDEVLGERVCAFVVTRDGGELTLDELRVHLDATGVSKVNWPERLVGLPALPLGVGGKVDKAALRALL
- a CDS encoding SDR family NAD(P)-dependent oxidoreductase; this encodes MADERMTEDDALDLQAVNRMTVDATPPAPADEEAGRGAGRRWCGGPMRGRYEGRIALVTGAAAGLGRATARRLAAEGARVACLDLHADDAGLGPAGLALAGDVRDEAAVGEAVDRTLAWGGGLDLVVTAAGVASFGHTTDVPLAEWERMLAVNLTGTFLTARAALPHLGAARGALVTVSSLAGVRGYRYSAAYSAAKGGVVALTRALAVEYAPAGVRVTCVCPGSIDTGLTRNLPPVPAADPRLLAHGRALVDPPVSQPEEIAGAIAYLGSPEARFATGAVLRMDGGAGV
- a CDS encoding TetR/AcrR family transcriptional regulator, giving the protein MAREPGVRREAILGSAAALFASKGVAATTVRQIADDVGILSGSLYHHFDSKESMVDEIVSSFLRDLQQRYAQVLAQETDARQRLHDLIVASLEVVEAHPHATEIYQNDVNYLLQFDRFDYLRNAGREVQTAWLTVIEAGLAEGTFRADVDPKILYRLMRDAVWLSVRWFKPSADHPTSRLAEDCTSLFLDGLTNRARN
- a CDS encoding SDR family NAD(P)-dependent oxidoreductase, which encodes MPGVLAGKAVVVTGAGRGLGEAYARLAAAEGASVVVNDVDTTVAASVAASIGALADDSDIATWAGAGRLIDTCRQAYGRIDGLVNNAGLFRLADPREQDPDEFRRVVEVNLLGTAHCGLHAIRAMLAQGSGSVVNVTSGAQAGTAALAAYGASKGGVASLTWCWAADLAGTGVRVNAVSPNAHTRMAEAFERHLGDRARGQNVGKSAASNAPAVIHLLSDAAAGVSGQVVRIDGDELSLVTPPRQAASVRMSRWTVAAVADAFAGDLGRHR
- a CDS encoding acetyl-CoA C-acetyltransferase, whose product is MPEAVIVAAARSPIGRAGKGSLVGMRADDLVTEITGAALAQVPALDPRTLDDVLLGCAQPAGEQGYNLARILALRLGLDEVPGTVVQRYCASSVQTTRMALHAIRAGEGHAFVSAGVEMVSRYDRGKADGMPGTHHPRYAAAEQRTAALTQDGGQWSDPRSAGLEPDVYIAMGHTAENVAQHCGVSRQEQDEFAVRSQNLAERAIADGFFAADITPVTLPDGTVVDRDDGPRAGVTLEKVAALKPVFRPDGTVTAANCCPLNDGAAALVVLSDVRARELGLTPLARVVSTGVSALSPEIMGLGPVQASRRALAHAGLAIGDIDLVEMNEAFAAQVIPSYRMLGVDPDRLNVHGGAIALGHPFGMTGARMTTTLVNALRFRDRQFGLVTMCTAGGQGMALIIERLS
- a CDS encoding SDR family NAD(P)-dependent oxidoreductase, encoding MDFAFPAGETVVVTGAGSGIGRATALLAAAAGLRVAAWDVQDRAVAGTADEIVAGGGAALALTVDVADPAAVRAALAASGPARYLVNNAGPASSTDLDFDRALALTVGSVRTVTDAWLAGRPGAGAAVVNVASVAGNLVGTDSAWYCAGKAAIAGYTRHLATRLAPAVRANAVAPGLIDTPRTAGFAATDLGRDLVARNPMGRPGRPEEVAHAVLFLLAPLAGYLNGVLLPVDGGWTVTQ
- a CDS encoding IS607 family transposase — encoded protein: MNLKEWAASTGVAYITARRQYAAGTLPVPTYRLGRLIMVGEPVTGATTDSGQVVVYARVSSADQKSDLDRQVARVTVWATGQKLGVDRVVIEVGSALNGHRKKFLALLRDPQVSTIVVEHRDRFARFGAEYVEAALAAQGRRLLVVDPNEVDDDLVRDVTEILTSLCARLYGRHAAANRVRRAVKAATEDDPA